A stretch of the Panicum virgatum strain AP13 chromosome 9N, P.virgatum_v5, whole genome shotgun sequence genome encodes the following:
- the LOC120688049 gene encoding protein CutA 1, chloroplastic-like: protein MPLPAPFRVFSPPSATASAGPAGAQRALIYGRRAPLAGALLFLSIGAVSAAVACRTGCSLFHSHRRLPFLGARGLSSARMEFASTTVPSIVVYVTVPNREAGKKLSQSIISEKLAACVNIVPGIESVYWWEGKVQSDAEELLIIKTRESLLDALTEHVKANHEYDVPEVISLPITGGNSKYLEWIKNSTREN from the exons ATGCCACTCCCCGCGCCGTTCCGGGTTTTCTCCCCaccctccgccaccgcctcaGCCGGTCCCGCCGGAGCGCAGCGCGCGCTGATCTACGGTCGCCGCGCGCCCCTCGCGGGAGCGCTCCTGTTCCTCAGCATCGGCGCTgtcagcgccgccgtcgcctgcaGGACGGGGTGCTCCTTGTTCCactcccaccgccgcctccccttccTCGG GGCAAGAGGTCTCAGCTCTGCTCGAATGGAGTTTGCTTCCACCACCGTGCCTTCCATTGTTGTATATGTTACGGTTCCAAATAGAGAAGCAG GCAAGAAGCTGTCACAGAGCATCATCAGCGAGAAGCTTGCTGCTTGTGTCAATATAGTACCtg GCATTGAGTCTGTTTACTGGTGGGAGGGAAAG GTGCAATCAGATGCTGAAGAATTGCTCATCATAAAGACGAGGGAATCACTTCTAGATGCCTTGACTGAGCACGTCAAAGCCAACCATGAATATGA TGTTCCTGAAGTTATTTCTCTGCCCATAACCGGCGGTAACAGCAAGTACCTGGAATGGATCAAGAACAGCACCCGGGAAAACTGA